In Nilaparvata lugens isolate BPH unplaced genomic scaffold, ASM1435652v1 scaffold2192, whole genome shotgun sequence, the genomic window gcttggcatcagctgattgaaagtgaattgcttatgttcgcggcgcgtatatctgtacgcaccttaataataaattaatattaaacgagaatcccaattaaatgctgtaaatcaccccgaagacttttgctactgcaaataatGACAGCAGGGTAAACATATGACAAATCCATATACAGATGCATATCCATAACATGGTAGTAGTATAAATTTGCCGGTTCTGGTGCAAGGACGACTCTGGCACGTGCCAGAGTCGTCCTTGCACCAGAACCGGCAAATTCTCAAGgtcacctaacctaacctaacctaacctaacctaacctcaaggtcaccccaggtgacctaacctaacctcaaggtcaccccaggtgacctaacctaacctcaaggtcaccccaggtgaaaaaaaaaaaataataataaaaataaaataaataaaaaaaaaaaaaaaaaaaaaaaattaaaaaaaaaaaaataaaaaaaaaaaaaaaaattgaaaaaaaaattaaaaaaaaaaaaattaaaaaaaaaaaaaactaaaaaaaaaaattaaaaaaattaaaaaaaaattaaaaaaaaaaaaaaattaaaaaaaaaaaaaattaaaaaaaaaaaaaattaaaaaaaaaataaaataaaataaaaaaaataaaataaaaaaaaaaaattaaaaaaaaaaaaattaaaaaaaaaaaaaaaattaaaaaaaataaataaaataaaaaaataaaataaaaaaaaaaataaaaaaaaaaaaaaaaaaaaaaaaaaaaaaattaaaaaaaaaaaaattaaaaaaaaaaaattaaaaaaaaattaaaaaaaaaaaattaaaaaaaaaaaattaaaaaaaaaaaaattaaaaaaaaattaaaataaaaaaaaaaaaaaaaaaaaaaaaaaattgaaaaaaaaaaaaaaaaaaattaaaaaaaaaaatatataaaaatcataaaaatcgCAATTGAATGAAAGTAAATTCACAACTTTTGGGAGTGGTGGGAGACTGTTTGGGTATATATATGGGAGCTCCTAGCCATAAGAGCTATCATTGTGTTGCTTACCTTGTTGGAGACAAGTTGCTGTGTTTAGTGTGTGTGTGCTACAGTGCAGTTAAAGTAAGTACaatctatattgtttattattagaCCCATTTTGATTGTGAGTCCTCACCATTCAGTTTGACCCAttttgattgtttatttcaaaAGATAAATACTCTGTGTCTTCTCATACACACATTCAGTTTGAGAATTTTAAAAGACCCATATTGATAAATACTTTGTGtcttctcacacacacacattcagttTGAGAATTTTAAAAGACCCATATTGATAAATACTTTGTGtcttctcacacacacacattcagttTGAGAATAGACCCATTTTGATGAATACTTTGTGTGGGGATGTCTCCTCACACATCATGATTCAGTTTATTAATCTTGTTGAATGGGCATATCCAAGATAGAACCCCTATTAGACTCATACTAACGGCATGTATGTCGTTTTCAGCTATGATCCCATCCAATGGTATTGACATGAACAGCAGGCTTGAAGCAGCCTACCTTGCTGACCAGATATCTAGAGGACGTCTAGTGATAATGTGGGTACCTCATGATGAggtagatcctagacctccattcacatgattgtaattcatcctaacctaaaaaccgtaaaatcacaaagtagatcctagacctcaTTCACATTAACCCATCCCCACCCCACCCCACCATACAGCTCCGGACCATCAtccctagaacataaacacctatgaacctccatcccccgacccacgatcctagataccgattcaccaccttcatcccccacACCCATTGATAGTGATTcatatatagagttgaatactgcataccatactaatacaatattgttttgcattgttccagatgagcaAAGCTGTACGATGTCAGCAAACAGCAAACTCAGTGGATGAGTTTGTTGTCCTGGAGGAGGCATTCAAATCCCGACTCACGACactatactacaataatgcatacaaggatgagcctgccaaagatttccacacctttctgagcagtctgaaggataaaattgttcacatcatcagtcAGCAACTGCAGACACATGGACCGATCAAGGTCAACCTGGTGTTGGAGGCTACATATTTCCGCAGCACCTTTGATAAGACCTTCTTCGAACAAGAAGAGTTTCAGAATGTGgccttcaaaactccaaactacaccatcttcagtatcatcaatcttccagacatcatcaaccaagcgtgcatgaccctactggatgaggagtcgaaattcgaaggaaattccagtggatggagtcTGCTTATCATCGATGGATTGCTCATCAGGATTAGCAAACATACTCCCCTGCGTGGATCATCCTACATCAGACTTCCACCTCTTCTATCAGCACGAAAGGCAATCATCAATCCTATAAACATGGACCAGCAATGTTTCAAATGGGCCATCCTCGCCAAACATGTACAAGGCAGTAATCCTCAACGAGTCAATGAGCGATACCATCAATTGGAGGAGAGATACAACTTTTCAGGCATTGGATTTCCCACTACCATCAACCAAATCGATATATTTGAGAAAGATAATCCGGAGGTATCAGTTAATATTTATGGTGTGGATGAGAAGAACGTTATATTTCCAAGAAGAGTTGGAAATGCAATAAAGGCAGATCACTttgatcttctcctcctctgtgaGAGTAGGGTTGATGATGAAAACAGCACCCTTGAGGATGACAATGAACATAAATCAAATAGCCACTACTGctacattaaaaattttgaaagacttgtaagatcccaactcacaaaatgtcaacataaaattatcatctgcagaCGATGTTTCACCCATTACACCCTCGACAGAGATGGAGAACGCAGGATGGCTGAGCATGAGGAGTATTGTGCTAGCAATAATACAGCAAGAATCATCATGCCACAGGTTGGAAAAGATGGTAAACCTCCAACCTTGAAGTTTGAGAAACATGTGCAAAAGTAAAGAGTACCTGTTGTAGCATACGCCGATTTTGAGTACATCCTGGAGAAACCTGATGAAGACAATGAACAATGGATTGGTGAAGCTACTAAAGTTAtcggggatgtttcacagagacaagttctcacagagacaagtagtggttttgaacgatattagtgtcacagagacaagtttcacaggagcaagtatttctatcaatggcagtctcacaggaacaagttcccacagggacaagcagtttcatagagacaaggtctccgtccaaagtagtagcgctataaatggcagtctcacagaagcaagttcccactggaacaaggtgtttcacagaagcaaggtcagtgtcatagagacaaggtagcgaatgtaggatgaagttaggcgtgttgcctacatctgaacttgaaggcactccattatttgttctaataaattgaatgtctgctgttttttaatcatgcaggtatatgattatgattgaaggtttatcatataagatagggatgggttggtaatctattagaattagatggaagataacttaaataaataaataaataaattgagttctatgcaaatgtaatatatttctaccaaactccaagataactattccaatatatctaatacgtatacatataaccttcaacccgaaagagtaatcaatatgaatatgaaatggaatatataaaagccaaatagcctaccactgacctattcatcaccgcttcttaaaaaccacatgaccaaaatggtttttcattataattccttctttcgtaataaattgtttatgcttttgtactcctgagcgaagctcggtccccgatattatgagctaatcatctcttctttttccgagctgcggtctcgaattgtaaattcaaattgatataatattaactccagacagtcacagagtaaagctgcgtcaacaccaatagattctatagattctattagattgaacataacttatcatacacatgatgaacatatgtgtttttcatgtgccgttcaatctataacaatctgtgaggattaagttattaacatttcgtgaataactttggtgtaaacgcagctttagatgccaagatttatcatggcgttccgagttacggatgataatgtcgatgaaaaacttcattttcctcataaaatctttcccataaaaaatttaacagattgttgttctacaagcgtctctacatgttacaaaatgaaaatcccagtgaaaaacaaaaagtgccacttgataattcccaaatcatctttttaatcgaagctctgattcaactgagcaataactttctgaacttactgagttaataaagtaacatttaaaattatcataagcgcaatgggacttgggattccatcaattcagaataagtattataccggtattcatttttacaggattgaagtagtgcaacatttagattagcacaccaatagattttatttgtagcggagtgagttcattactttcatatcaaagttctactttttccattatgatatagtatattgacgactactgcaaaacaatgtctggtagccctggtaatgtaatgtaatgtatggttgattggaagtctccaaccagcctgatcagatttcttagttTGACTTGATCTATGTTTGACTGattggcaaacattttataaaagccctgatattattacaatgactttattcctagtagatagcatttctagtaggtggctgaatattctcgttaccacattgcaaaggatgttcagtgaggtctactgttatctggactactagagtattgtaactcctaatgtcagattgagtaagagcttgaaatttattcctatctagtgtactccatgt contains:
- the LOC120355492 gene encoding uncharacterized protein LOC120355492 yields the protein MKVNSQLLGVVGDCLGIYMGAPSHKSYHCVAYLVGDKLLCLVCVCYSAVKMSKAVRCQQTANSVDEFVVLEEAFKSRLTTLYYNNAYKDEPAKDFHTFLSSLKDKIVHIISQQLQTHGPIKVNLVLEATYFRSTFDKTFFEQEEFQNVAFKTPNYTIFSIINLPDIINQACMTLLDEESKFEGNSSGWSLLIIDGLLIRISKHTPLRGSSYIRLPPLLSARKAIINPINMDQQCFKWAILAKHVQGSNPQRVNERYHQLEERYNFSGIGFPTTINQIDIFEKDNPEVGKDGKPPTLKFEKHVQK